A genomic stretch from Theobroma cacao cultivar B97-61/B2 chromosome 4, Criollo_cocoa_genome_V2, whole genome shotgun sequence includes:
- the LOC108661533 gene encoding WAT1-related protein At5g40240-like, whose amino-acid sequence MWHQTMMACLLVRSLQNFSPCLQSLNFSLSFLPSFQTRMEKVALRSSSTRAKIIGTIASMSGVSVVVLYEGPEVLSSSRWSSSSVLLQQPLGSSQSKWVFGGLLLAESYLLSSFWYVIQSQIMKIYPEEMIVTFIYNLSLTILSVPVCFLAESNMSSWRPTPSIVAASILYSGLFALNFSCGVHSWGVRLKGPVYVAIFKPLSIVIAAIMSAFFLGDALYLGSVIGALILSAGLYAVLWGKAQEEEMTHYDSGSRSFGPLSSCKVPLLQSHNDEEM is encoded by the exons ATGTGGCATCAGACAATGATGGCTTGCCTTCTTGTCCGAAGCTTGCAGAACTTTAGCCCC TGCCTTCAGTCccttaatttttctctttcctttctcccgTCTTTCCAAACCAGGATGGAGAAAGTAGCATTGAGAAGCTCAAGCACTCGAGCTAAAATCATTGGCACCATAGCATCAATGTCTGGTGTATCAGTAGTTGTTCTCTACGAGGGCCCCGaagttctttcttcttcacgtTGGTCATCATCATCTGTATTGCTTCAACAGCCTCTCGGATCATCCCAATCAAAGTGGGTGTTTGGTGGGCTCTTACTAGCCGAGTCATATCTTTTATCTTCATTCTGGTATGTCATTCAG TCCCAAATTATGAAGATATACCCAGAAGAGATGATTGTGACTTTCATCTACAACTTGTCTCTGACCATTTTATCTGTGCCAGTATGCTTTCTAGCAGAATCAAATATGAGTTCCTGGAGACCAACACCTAGTATAGTAGCTGCTTCTATCCTATACTCG GGTCTTTTTGCATTAAACTTCAGCTGTGGTGTACACTCATGGGGTGTACGCTTGAAGGGGCCTGTGTATGTTGCAATATTCAAGCCATTGTCAATTGTCATTGCAGCCATTATGAGTGCCTTTTTCCTTGGTGATGCATTGTATCTTGGAAG TGTCATTGGAGCATTGATCTTATCAGCTGGGCTCTATGCTGTACTATGGGGAAAAGCACAAGAGGAAGAAATGACTCACTATGACTCTGGGTCAAGAAGCTTTGGACCCTTGTCAAGTTGTAAGGTCCCTTTGTTGCAAAGCCACAACGATGAAGAAATGTAG
- the LOC18600721 gene encoding WAT1-related protein At5g40240: protein MARWSCYNDVLPFTAMVALESANVGVNILFKAATLKGMSYYIFIAYSYAVGTVLFLPLSFIFPSRAVLPRLKFHVVSRIFLLGLIGFSAQICAYKGIEYSSPTMASAVSNLTPAITFMLAVLSRLERVALRSSSSQAKVLGTIASISGALVVVLYKGPKVFSSPRGTSSSVLLEWPLESPESNWVIGGILLAVAYLLFSFWYIIQAQVMVIYPAEIIVAFLYNLCGTIVSAPVCLIAEPNLSSWRLRPSVAVIAVLYSGIFQTFSSLVVIWGLHLKGPVYIVIFKPLSIAIAAFMSAVFLGDSLHVGSIVGAVIISMGFYAVIWGKAKEEQRIHDDSGINSLKPSSSGKVPLLQSHKLEDT from the exons ATGGCAAGATGGTCTTGTTACAACGATGTCCTGCCATTCACAGCTATGGTTGCATTAGAATCCGCCAACGTAGGCGTCAACATTCTATTCAAAGCAGCAACTTTGAAGGGGATGAGCTACTACATCTTCATCGCCTATTCTTATGCTGTTGGCACCGTTCTTTTCCTCCCTTTATCCTTCATCTTTCCCag TAGAGCAGTGCTTCCCCGGTTGAAGTTCCATGTTGTCTCTAGAATTTTCCTTCTTGGGCTTATTGG GTTTTCAGCTCAAATATGTGCATACAAGGGTATAGAATATAGCTCCCCAACTATGGCTTCTGCGGTCAGCAATCTCACACCAGCTATTACCTTCATGCTTGCCGTTCTCTCCAg ATTGGAAAGAGTAGCCTTGAGAAGCTCATCTAGTCAAGCTAAAGTCTTGGGGACCATAGCATCAATATCAGGTGCATTAGTAGTTGTTCTGTACAAGGGTCCCAAAGTTTTTTCCTCTCCACGTGGGACATCATCATCTGTTTTACTTGAATGGCCCCTGGAGTCACCAGAATCAAATTGGGTCATTGGTGGGATCTTACTCGCTGTTGCCtatcttcttttctcattCTGGTACATTATTCAG GCCCAAGTTATGGTGATATACCCAGCTGAGATAATTGTAGCCTTCTTGTACAACTTATGTGGGACCATTGTCTCTGCACCAGTTTGCTTAATAGCAGAACCAAACTTGAGTTCTTGGAGGCTAAGGCCTAGTGTAGCAGTTATTGCGGTCCTATACTCA GGAATTTTCCAAACCTTTTCCTCTCTTGTGGTCATATGGGGCCTTCACTTGAAGGGGCCTGTCTACATTGTAATTTTCAAACCACTATCAATAGCCATTGCTGCTTTCATGAGTGCCGTTTTCCTAGGTGATTCTCTGCATGTGGGAAG TATTGTTGGAGCAGTTATCATATCTATGGGATTTTATGCTGTAATCTGGGGGAAGgcaaaagaagaacaaaggattCACGATGACTCTGGGATAAACAGCTTGAAGCCCTCGTCCAGTGGTAAGGTTCCTTTGTTGCAAAGCCATAAGCTGGAAGATACGTAG
- the LOC18600720 gene encoding WAT1-related protein At5g40240 isoform X2: MARRYCYNEVLPFTAMAAVECSNVVQNILFKAASSKGMSYYIFIAYAYILATLALLPLICLLFRKGLPKFEFPLISRLCFLGLVGFAGQLCAYKGLELGSPTLSSAISNLTPAFTFILAVFFRMEKVALRSSSTRAKIIGTIASMSGASVVVLYKGPEVQQPLGSSQSKWVFGGLLLAASYLLSSFWYIIQSQIMKIYPEEMIVTFIYNLSLTILSVPVCFLAESNMTSWRPTRSIVAASILYSGLFALNFSCGVHSWGVRLKGPVYVAIFKPLSIVIAAIMSAFFLGDALYLGSVIGALILSAGLYAVLWGKAQEEEMTHYDSGSSSFGPLSSCKVPLLQSHNDAEM, encoded by the exons ATGGCAAGAAGATATTGCTACAATGAGGTCCTCCCATTCACAGCCATGGCTGCAGTAGAGTGCTCCAACGTAGTCCAGAACATTCTATTCAAAGCTGCTTCTTCAAAGGGGATGAGCTACTACATCTTCATCGCCTACGCCTACATTTTGGCCACCCTTGCTCTCCTCCCTTTGATCTGCTTGTTATT TAGAAAAGGGCTTCCCAAATTTGAGTTCCCTCTCATCTCTAGACTTTGCTTTCTTGGTCTTGTTGG GTTTGCAGGTCAATTGTGTGCGTATAAAGGTTTAGAACTGGGCTCCCCAACTCTTTCTTCTGCCATCAGCAACCTTACACCAGCTTTTACCTTCATACTTGCTGTCTTCTTCAG GATGGAGAAAGTAGCATTGAGAAGCTCAAGCACTCGAGCTAAAATCATTGGCACCATAGCATCAATGTCTGGTGCATCAGTAGTTGTTCTCTACAAGGGCCCCGAAGTTCAACAGCCTCTCGGATCATCCCAATCAAAGTGGGTGTTTGGTGGGCTCTTACTAGCTGCGTCATATCTTTTATCTTCATTCTGGTATATCATTCAG TCCCAAATTATGAAGATATACCCAGAAGAGATGATTGTGACTTTCATCTACAACTTGTCTCTGACCATTTTATCTGTACCAGTATGCTTTCTAGCAGAATCAAATATGACCTCCTGGAGACCAACACGTAGTATAGTAGCTGCTTCTATCCTATACTCG GGTCTTTTTGCATTAAACTTCAGCTGTGGTGTACACTCATGGGGTGTACGCTTGAAGGGGCCTGTGTATGTTGCAATATTCAAGCCATTGTCGATTGTCATTGCAGCCATTATGAGTGCCTTTTTCCTTGGTGATGCATTGTATCTTGGAAG TGTCATTGGAGCATTGATCTTATCAGCTGGGCTCTATGCTGTACTATGGGGAAAAGCACAAGAGGAAGAAATGACTCACTATGACTCTGGGTCAAGTAGCTTTGGACCCTTGTCAAGTTGTAAGGTCCCTTTGTTGCAAAGCCACAACGATGCAGAAATGTAG
- the LOC18600720 gene encoding WAT1-related protein At5g40240 isoform X1 produces the protein MARRYCYNEVLPFTAMAAVECSNVVQNILFKAASSKGMSYYIFIAYAYILATLALLPLICLLLCRKGLPKFEFPLISRLCFLGLVGFAGQLCAYKGLELGSPTLSSAISNLTPAFTFILAVFFRMEKVALRSSSTRAKIIGTIASMSGASVVVLYKGPEVQQPLGSSQSKWVFGGLLLAASYLLSSFWYIIQSQIMKIYPEEMIVTFIYNLSLTILSVPVCFLAESNMTSWRPTRSIVAASILYSGLFALNFSCGVHSWGVRLKGPVYVAIFKPLSIVIAAIMSAFFLGDALYLGSVIGALILSAGLYAVLWGKAQEEEMTHYDSGSSSFGPLSSCKVPLLQSHNDAEM, from the exons ATGGCAAGAAGATATTGCTACAATGAGGTCCTCCCATTCACAGCCATGGCTGCAGTAGAGTGCTCCAACGTAGTCCAGAACATTCTATTCAAAGCTGCTTCTTCAAAGGGGATGAGCTACTACATCTTCATCGCCTACGCCTACATTTTGGCCACCCTTGCTCTCCTCCCTTTGATCTGCTTGTTATTGtg TAGAAAAGGGCTTCCCAAATTTGAGTTCCCTCTCATCTCTAGACTTTGCTTTCTTGGTCTTGTTGG GTTTGCAGGTCAATTGTGTGCGTATAAAGGTTTAGAACTGGGCTCCCCAACTCTTTCTTCTGCCATCAGCAACCTTACACCAGCTTTTACCTTCATACTTGCTGTCTTCTTCAG GATGGAGAAAGTAGCATTGAGAAGCTCAAGCACTCGAGCTAAAATCATTGGCACCATAGCATCAATGTCTGGTGCATCAGTAGTTGTTCTCTACAAGGGCCCCGAAGTTCAACAGCCTCTCGGATCATCCCAATCAAAGTGGGTGTTTGGTGGGCTCTTACTAGCTGCGTCATATCTTTTATCTTCATTCTGGTATATCATTCAG TCCCAAATTATGAAGATATACCCAGAAGAGATGATTGTGACTTTCATCTACAACTTGTCTCTGACCATTTTATCTGTACCAGTATGCTTTCTAGCAGAATCAAATATGACCTCCTGGAGACCAACACGTAGTATAGTAGCTGCTTCTATCCTATACTCG GGTCTTTTTGCATTAAACTTCAGCTGTGGTGTACACTCATGGGGTGTACGCTTGAAGGGGCCTGTGTATGTTGCAATATTCAAGCCATTGTCGATTGTCATTGCAGCCATTATGAGTGCCTTTTTCCTTGGTGATGCATTGTATCTTGGAAG TGTCATTGGAGCATTGATCTTATCAGCTGGGCTCTATGCTGTACTATGGGGAAAAGCACAAGAGGAAGAAATGACTCACTATGACTCTGGGTCAAGTAGCTTTGGACCCTTGTCAAGTTGTAAGGTCCCTTTGTTGCAAAGCCACAACGATGCAGAAATGTAG
- the LOC18600723 gene encoding pentatricopeptide repeat-containing protein At1g33350, producing the protein MYGSSQLKLNQHVLGMLEKCNHLNHLKQLQSFLITQGHSRTQFYIFKLVRFCTLKIFNFCYARLLFDHLYAPNIYLYTAMITAYASHPNHHTSAFALYRHMLCKGKPTPNHFIYPHVLKSAPEVLESHGTQLIHSQIFKSGFGEYPVVQTALVDSYMRTGSSIGIARDLFDEMAERNVVSWTAMVSGYMRVGDVGKALLLFEEMPNRDVPSWNAVIAGCTQNGLFSEAISLLRRMVMGEKQGVHRPNQVTVVCSLSACGHNVMFQLGKSLHGYVYRNVVGDDCLVANALIDMYGKCGSLETARRIFEMSSKKNLTSWNSIINCFALHGQSDKAISLFEEMIKCRAEDVRPDAVTFIGLLNACTHGGLVEKGRAYFELMTSSYNIEPRIEHYGCLIDLLGRAGQFDEALEVINGMKMEPDEVVWGSLLNGCKIYGHTDLAEFAVKKLIEIDPNNGGYGVMLANLYGELGKWDEVRKVRKKLKEQNSYKIPGCSWIEVDSQVHQFYSVDKTHPRTDEIYNILESVVGLY; encoded by the coding sequence ATGTATGGTTCAAGCCAACTAAAACTGAACCAACATGTCTTAGGAATGCTGGAAAAATGCAATCATCTCAACCATCTAAAGCAACTCCAATCCTTCCTCATAACCCAGGGCCACTCCCGAACTCAGTTCTACATTTTCAAGCTGGTTCGCTTTTGCACACTCAAGATTTTCAACTTCTGCTATGCTCGCTTACTCTTCGATCATCTTTATGCTCCCAATATTTACTTATACACTGCTATGATTACTGCATATGCCTCTCACCCCAACCACCATACTTCCGCTTTTGCTCTTTACCGTCACATGCTTTGCAAAGGCAAGCCAACTCCCAACCATTTTATCTACCCTCATGTCTTAAAATCAGCCCCTGAGGTTCTGGAGTCTCATGGCACACAACTGATTCATTCCCAGATTTTTAAATCGGGTTTTGGAGAATACCCAGTTGTTCAAACGGCTCTGGTTGATTCGTATATGAGAACGGGTTCGAGCATTGGGATTGCAAGGGATTTGTTTGATGAAATGGCTGAGAGGAATGTTGTGTCTTGGACTGCTATGGTTTCTGGGTATATGAGGGTAGGGGATGTTGGGAAGGCTCTTTTGCTTTTCGAGGAGATGCCTAATAGAGATGTTCCTTCCTGGAATGCTGTCATTGCAGGGTGCACACAGAATGGATTGTTTTCTGAGGCTATTTCACTCTTGAGAAGGATGGTTATGGGGGAGAAACAAGGAGTTCATAGGCCTAATCAGGTTACAGTGGTGTGTAGTCTGTCAGCTTGTGGACACAATGTGATGTTTCAGCTCGGTAAATCGCTCCATGGTTATGTTTATAGAAACGTTGTTGGTGATGATTGTTTAGTGGCTAATGCTTTGATAGATATGTATGGTAAATGTGGGAGCTTAGAAACGGCAAGAAGGATTTTTGAAATGAGTTCAAAGAAAAACTTAACATCTTGGAACTCCATAATCAATTGTTTTGCACTTCACGGACAAAGTGACAAGGCAATTAGTCTGTTTGAGGAGATGATCAAGTGTAGAGCCGAGGACGTAAGACCAGATGCTGTTACCTTTATCGGCCTGTTGAACGCTTGTACACATGGAGGATTGGTTGAAAAAGGTCGTGCTTATTTTGAGTTGATGACTAGCAGTTACAATATTGAACCTCGGATTGAGCACTATGGTTGTTTAATTGATCTTCTTGGTAGAGCAGGTCAGTTTGACGAAGCACTGGAAGTCATCAATGGTATGAAAATGGAGCCTGATGAGGTCGTTTGGGGCTCATTGCTAAATGGGTGTAAAATATATGGTCACACGGATTTGGCAGAGTTTGCAGTAAAAAAACTGATTGAAATTGACCCAAACAATGGTGGTTATGGTGTAATGCTGGCAAATTTATATGGAGAGTTAGGGAAATGGGATGAGGTTCGCAAAGTAAGGAAGAAGTTGAAGGAACAGAATTCTTACAAGATCCCAGGTTGCAGTTGGATCGAGGTAGATAGCCAAGTTCATCAATTCTATTCTGTTGATAAGACGCACCCTAGAACTGATGAGATATACAATATCCTGGAAAGCGTGGTTGGTTTGTACTAA
- the LOC18600724 gene encoding WAT1-related protein At5g40240 isoform X2 yields MGLTSYLWSAAPFVAMITVECTDVGISVISKAALTKGMSNIVSVVYYNALGTLILLPYLIFCRSSGQIVYLTGVKYSSPTLSSALVNLIPIFTFLLAVIFRMEKLELRRSSSQAKALGAVVAVTGAFVVTLYKGPSVLMASSPSNFPQNLHLSDQSKWIIGGFLIVLVCLSSATWNVVQAATVKEYPDKMTTVFFYTFFITIQSLVFSLILERNPTAWKLKSNVEVAAIVCTAIFGSVFRIAIHTWCLQKKGPVYVSMFKPLGIVVAVVLTVIFLGDTLYLGSVIGSVIIAIGFYTVMWGRAKEKNMVLENEVSRLESSGQKDPLIPSS; encoded by the exons ATGGGGTTAACTTCTTACCTATGGAGTGCAGCACCGTTTGTGGCAATGATAACAGTGGAGTGTACAGATGTGGGTATCTCAGTGATCAGCAAGGCAGCTTTAACAAAAGGAATGAGCAACATTGTTTCAGTTGTCTACTATAACGCTCTGGGTACCTTGATCCTTCTCCCATACCTCATCTTTTGCAG AAGCTCGGGACAGATTGTATATCTTACTGGAGTCAAGTACAGCTCTCCTACTCTCTCATCGGCTTTAGTAAATCTTATCCCCATTTTCACTTTCCTGCTTGCAGTAATCTTCAG GATGGAAAAGCTAGAATTAAGAAGATCAAGCAGTCAAGCAAAAGCGTTGGGTGCTGTTGTAGCTGTGACAGGAGCATTTGTAGTGACTCTCTATAAAGGTCCTTCTGTCCTGATGGCTTCATCTCCTTCAAACTTTCCTCAGAATTTACATCTCTCAGATCAATCTAAGTGGATTATTGGAGGCTTTCTTATTGTATTGGTTTGCCTATCATCTGCAACGTGGAATGTTGTTCAG GCAGCCACTGTTAAGGAGTATCCAGATAAGATGACGACTGTCTTCTTCTATACATTCTTTATAACCATCCAATCCTTGGTTTTCTCTctaattttggaaagaaatCCAACTGCATGGAAGTTGAAGTCTAATGTTGAAGTGGCTGCCATTGTGTGCACG gCTATATTTGGGAGTGTGTTCCGAATTGCTATTCATACATGGTGCTTACAGAAGAAGGGACCTGTGTATGTTTCAATGTTCAAGCCCTTGGGAATTGTTGTTGCAGTAGTCCTGACAGTCATATTTCTTGGTGATACTCTTTATCTAGGGAG TGTGATTGGATCAGTTATTATTGCAATCGGATTCTACACCGTGATGTGGGGAAGAGCGAAAGAGAAGAACATGGTCTTGGAAAATGAAGTTTCTCGCCTGGAATCATCCGGCCAAAAGGATCCTCTTATCCCGAGCAGTTAA
- the LOC18600724 gene encoding WAT1-related protein At3g28050 isoform X1: MGLTSYLWSAAPFVAMITVECTDVGISVISKAALTKGMSNIVSVVYYNALGTLILLPYLIFCRNKQLPLTFSLLWRFFLLGLIGSSGQIVYLTGVKYSSPTLSSALVNLIPIFTFLLAVIFRMEKLELRRSSSQAKALGAVVAVTGAFVVTLYKGPSVLMASSPSNFPQNLHLSDQSKWIIGGFLIVLVCLSSATWNVVQAATVKEYPDKMTTVFFYTFFITIQSLVFSLILERNPTAWKLKSNVEVAAIVCTAIFGSVFRIAIHTWCLQKKGPVYVSMFKPLGIVVAVVLTVIFLGDTLYLGSVIGSVIIAIGFYTVMWGRAKEKNMVLENEVSRLESSGQKDPLIPSS, encoded by the exons ATGGGGTTAACTTCTTACCTATGGAGTGCAGCACCGTTTGTGGCAATGATAACAGTGGAGTGTACAGATGTGGGTATCTCAGTGATCAGCAAGGCAGCTTTAACAAAAGGAATGAGCAACATTGTTTCAGTTGTCTACTATAACGCTCTGGGTACCTTGATCCTTCTCCCATACCTCATCTTTTGCAG AAATAAGCAACTTCCTTTGACTTTCTCACTGCTTTGGAGATTCTTCCTCCTAGGCTTGATAGG AAGCTCGGGACAGATTGTATATCTTACTGGAGTCAAGTACAGCTCTCCTACTCTCTCATCGGCTTTAGTAAATCTTATCCCCATTTTCACTTTCCTGCTTGCAGTAATCTTCAG GATGGAAAAGCTAGAATTAAGAAGATCAAGCAGTCAAGCAAAAGCGTTGGGTGCTGTTGTAGCTGTGACAGGAGCATTTGTAGTGACTCTCTATAAAGGTCCTTCTGTCCTGATGGCTTCATCTCCTTCAAACTTTCCTCAGAATTTACATCTCTCAGATCAATCTAAGTGGATTATTGGAGGCTTTCTTATTGTATTGGTTTGCCTATCATCTGCAACGTGGAATGTTGTTCAG GCAGCCACTGTTAAGGAGTATCCAGATAAGATGACGACTGTCTTCTTCTATACATTCTTTATAACCATCCAATCCTTGGTTTTCTCTctaattttggaaagaaatCCAACTGCATGGAAGTTGAAGTCTAATGTTGAAGTGGCTGCCATTGTGTGCACG gCTATATTTGGGAGTGTGTTCCGAATTGCTATTCATACATGGTGCTTACAGAAGAAGGGACCTGTGTATGTTTCAATGTTCAAGCCCTTGGGAATTGTTGTTGCAGTAGTCCTGACAGTCATATTTCTTGGTGATACTCTTTATCTAGGGAG TGTGATTGGATCAGTTATTATTGCAATCGGATTCTACACCGTGATGTGGGGAAGAGCGAAAGAGAAGAACATGGTCTTGGAAAATGAAGTTTCTCGCCTGGAATCATCCGGCCAAAAGGATCCTCTTATCCCGAGCAGTTAA